In one Molothrus ater isolate BHLD 08-10-18 breed brown headed cowbird chromosome 36, BPBGC_Mater_1.1, whole genome shotgun sequence genomic region, the following are encoded:
- the EPHX3 gene encoding epoxide hydrolase 3 translates to MPRRLLSLLLAPTRLLLSLRALLARGGLAVAAVASGAAFALWALALLLRRGPRATLGRQRRDAAPPGLSDGAFGEHRHLRLGSSGLRLHYVTRGPPGAPLMLLLHGFPQNWFCWRHLMQEFSARFRVVALDLRGYGDSEKPPGRDSYRLELLLGDIRDVIEALGTPAASPRCVLVGHDWGGVLAWEVASSHPRLVEKLVVMDAPHRGVMAAFTARHPSQLLRSCYMFLFQLPWLPELLLSLADFQLVRWFLTSAQTGIQDPARRLSEQELDSYLFGLSQPGGLSPPIHYYRNLFRATPIPREPPPPPTLLLWGSRDAFLDPRLGPAHLRWLRPSARLRLLPGASHWLPEERPRLLAKLIGEFLGGGAEEGS, encoded by the exons atgcCTCGCCGCCTGCTCTCGCTCCTCCTGGCCCCCACGCgtctcctgctgtccctgcggGCTCTCCTGGCCCGGGGCGGCCTCGCGGTGGCCGCGGTGGCCTCGGGCGCGGCCTTCGCGCTCTGGGCGCTGGCGCTGCTGCTGCGCCGCGGGCCCCGCGCCACCCTCGGCCGGCAGCGCCGGGACGCGGCCCCGCCCGGGCTGAGCGACGGCGCCTTCGGGGAGCACCGGCACCTGCGGCTCGGG AGCTCGGGGCTGCGCCTCCATTACGTCACTCGGGgtccccccggtgcccccctgatgctgctgctccacgGCTTCCCCCAGAACTG GTTCTGCTGGCGCCACCTGATGCAGGAGTTCAGCGCCCGGTTCCGGGTGGTGGCCCTGGACCTGCGCGGCTACGGGGACTCGGAGAAGCCGCCGGGCAGGGACAGCTAccggctggagctgctcctcggGGACATCCGCGACGTCATCGAGGCCCTGGGGACGCCGGCGGCCTCCCCGCGCTGCGTCCTGGTGGGACACGactggggaggggtcctggCCTGGGAGGTGGCCTCGAGCCACCCCCGGCTGGTGGAGAAGCTGGTGGTGATGGACGCGCCCCACAGGGGCGTGATGGCAG ccttcACCGCCCGTCACCCGTCGCAGCTGCTCCGTTCCTGTTACATGTTCCtgttccagctgccctggctgcccgagctgctgctgtccctggccgACTTCCAG ctggTGCGGTGGTTCCTGACCAGCGCCCAGACCGGCATCCAGGACCCGGCCCGGCGCCTCTCGGAGCAGGAGCTCGACTCGTACCTGTTCGGCCTCTCCCAGCCCGGGGGGCTCAGCCCCCCCATCCACTACTACCGCAACCTCTTCCG GGCCACGCCCATCCCCCGGgagccgccccctccccccacgctgctgctctggggctcccGCGACGCCTTCCTGGACCCGCGCCTTGGCCCCGCCCACCTGCGCTGGCTCCGCCCCTCTGCCCGCCTCCGCCTCCTGCCCGGCGCCTCCCATTGGCTGCCCGAGGAGAGGCCCCGCCTCCTGGCCAAGCTGATTGGAGAGTTCCTGGGGGGAGGGGCCGAGGAGGGGTCGTAG